The proteins below are encoded in one region of Candidatus Moraniibacteriota bacterium:
- a CDS encoding HU family DNA-binding protein gives MKTMKNINKDTLVHSIMEKTEFSKKDVEAMLECLLDEVTAELSKGNKVTLTGFGTFKVSNRAAREGINPQTKAKITIPAMTVPKFTAGKTLKEAVR, from the coding sequence GTGAAAACTATGAAGAATATAAACAAAGATACGCTCGTCCACTCCATTATGGAAAAGACTGAGTTCTCGAAAAAAGATGTAGAAGCGATGCTCGAATGTTTGCTCGATGAAGTGACTGCAGAACTTTCGAAAGGAAACAAAGTAACGCTCACCGGTTTTGGTACATTCAAAGTTTCGAATCGTGCTGCTCGTGAAGGTATCAATCCTCAAACCAAAGCGAAGATCACTATTCCAGCAATGACCGTTCCAAAGTTCACCGCTGGTAAAACTTTGAAAGAAGCTGTAAGATAA
- the rny gene encoding ribonuclease Y yields the protein MSAVYFILALAMLVVGTVVGYVVRKNIAKGQLSTAEGQAEKMLAEAQTTVKEITIEAKNKAVEILEEAKKNEKVREAKLVLQEERIEKREVQTEKGLQDIDTEKRRLMQKADEIRAIREETEKLRQEEMTRLEKLSQLSKEEAEKKLFALAEEESADALVKRMSKLENESHEELETRSLNIMATVIHKYARSHVSEFTTTTVTIPSDEVKGKIIGKEGRNIRALEKETGVELIVDDTPETVIISGFDPVRREIARIALEKLVSDGRIHPARIEEAVEEAKKELDKKIKEAGETAAYDAGIAGLHPKLLYILGRLRYRYSYKQNVLLHSLEVSYIAGALAAELGLDVTCAKKAGLLHDIGKAVDHEIEGTHVKIGMRILEKFGIGQNVIDAMKCHHDEYPHQTTESFIVTAADAISASRPGARKETAEKYIKRLEELEVLINTFPEVEKSYAIQAGREVRIFVNPEKTDDLSAMKLARDIAKRIEEELKYPGEIKVNVFRETRAIEYAR from the coding sequence ATGAGTGCAGTATATTTTATTCTTGCCCTAGCTATGCTTGTGGTGGGAACTGTCGTGGGGTATGTCGTGAGAAAGAATATTGCCAAAGGGCAATTGTCTACCGCAGAAGGGCAAGCTGAGAAAATGCTTGCTGAAGCGCAGACAACGGTAAAAGAAATCACTATCGAAGCAAAGAATAAGGCTGTCGAAATCCTCGAGGAAGCCAAGAAAAATGAAAAAGTACGAGAAGCAAAACTCGTTCTTCAGGAAGAGCGTATCGAGAAGCGGGAAGTGCAAACCGAAAAAGGTCTCCAAGACATCGATACTGAAAAGCGTCGTCTGATGCAAAAGGCTGATGAAATACGTGCTATTCGTGAAGAGACAGAGAAACTTCGTCAAGAAGAAATGACACGTCTCGAGAAACTCTCGCAACTTTCCAAAGAAGAAGCTGAGAAAAAACTTTTTGCATTGGCAGAAGAAGAGAGTGCGGATGCTCTCGTAAAACGTATGTCTAAACTCGAAAACGAAAGTCATGAAGAGTTGGAAACACGTTCACTCAATATTATGGCAACCGTGATTCATAAATATGCGAGATCGCATGTCTCTGAATTCACGACAACGACCGTCACTATTCCTTCCGATGAAGTCAAAGGAAAAATCATTGGAAAGGAAGGTCGTAATATTCGCGCACTTGAGAAGGAAACTGGAGTGGAGCTCATTGTCGATGATACTCCAGAAACGGTTATCATTTCCGGATTTGATCCTGTTCGTCGAGAGATCGCTCGTATTGCTCTTGAGAAACTCGTTTCTGATGGACGTATTCATCCGGCACGTATCGAAGAGGCAGTAGAAGAGGCGAAGAAAGAGCTCGATAAGAAAATCAAGGAAGCTGGAGAGACTGCTGCCTATGATGCGGGTATTGCTGGACTGCATCCAAAACTCCTTTATATCCTCGGACGCCTCCGTTATCGCTATAGTTATAAACAAAATGTCCTCCTTCATTCTCTCGAAGTTTCCTATATTGCAGGAGCGCTCGCAGCGGAGCTCGGACTCGACGTCACATGTGCCAAGAAGGCTGGACTGCTCCATGACATTGGTAAAGCAGTAGATCATGAAATCGAAGGAACGCATGTCAAAATCGGTATGCGTATTCTCGAGAAGTTTGGTATCGGACAGAATGTCATCGATGCGATGAAATGTCATCATGACGAATATCCGCATCAGACGACAGAATCATTTATTGTGACAGCTGCTGATGCTATCTCTGCATCACGACCAGGTGCTCGCAAAGAAACAGCAGAAAAATATATCAAGCGACTCGAAGAATTGGAAGTGCTCATCAACACCTTTCCAGAAGTGGAAAAATCGTATGCTATTCAGGCGGGACGTGAAGTACGTATCTTTGTGAATCCAGAAAAAACAGATGATTTGAGTGCAATGAAGCTCGCACGAGACATTGCAAAACGTATTGAAGAAGAATTGAAGTACCCAGGAGAAATCAAGGTAAATGTGTTTCGCGAGACGCGCGCAATAGAATATGCAAGATAA
- the gpmI gene encoding 2,3-bisphosphoglycerate-independent phosphoglycerate mutase encodes MYKPLVLIVLDGWGISNNTVGNPIREATLPTFDKLNRFYPMTTLQASGISVGLPWNTAGNSEVGHMTMGAGRVLYQNLPRISLAIQDGSFYKNETLLKTLQFAKEKKGKLHIMGLVSSGSVHSHKDHIMALLRLAKNENMEEVYIHAFTDGRDSAPNAGMQQLKELERTTRLIGIGKIASLSGRNFSMDRNNNWDRIEKTYRMLTEGTELTEPEPPLVFEKAYAKNLSDEYIEPINMAENGKPIALIENNDAVIFFNFREDRARELTQAFALPQFEGFERTFLDIAFITLTEYENGLPVSVAFPPEDVNHCLGEELSLGGKTQLRVAETEKYAHVTYFFNGGKEKAFPGEDRLLIPSPDVSHFDEIPEMSSPKITETIVSSLKENRYDFILVNYANPDMVAHTGNEVASIQAVEATDKSLSILIPAVLSIGGAILMTADHGNVEELKKVATGEMDTEHSTNPIPLWYITPDNHREKTSEIMMREQNEVNGLLSDVAPTVLDIMGLEKPQEMNGNSLLSILE; translated from the coding sequence ATGTATAAACCGCTCGTACTTATCGTTCTGGATGGCTGGGGAATAAGCAACAATACCGTCGGAAACCCTATTCGTGAGGCGACACTGCCGACATTCGACAAACTCAATCGTTTCTACCCGATGACCACTCTTCAGGCTTCGGGGATTTCTGTCGGTCTTCCGTGGAATACTGCTGGCAATAGCGAAGTCGGACACATGACGATGGGGGCCGGGAGAGTGCTCTATCAGAACCTCCCGCGTATTTCTCTCGCTATCCAAGATGGTAGTTTCTATAAAAACGAGACGCTCCTCAAAACACTCCAATTCGCCAAAGAAAAAAAAGGGAAGCTCCATATTATGGGACTGGTGAGTTCTGGATCTGTCCATTCCCACAAAGATCATATCATGGCACTCCTTCGTCTCGCTAAAAACGAGAATATGGAGGAAGTGTATATCCATGCTTTTACCGATGGCCGAGATTCTGCTCCCAACGCTGGTATGCAACAACTCAAAGAGCTCGAGCGCACAACCCGTCTCATCGGTATAGGAAAAATTGCCAGTCTCTCTGGACGAAATTTCTCTATGGATCGAAACAACAACTGGGATCGTATCGAAAAGACGTATCGAATGTTGACGGAAGGAACAGAGCTTACTGAGCCCGAACCACCGCTTGTCTTTGAAAAAGCATACGCAAAAAATCTCTCTGATGAGTATATCGAACCTATCAATATGGCAGAAAATGGGAAACCAATTGCGCTCATTGAAAACAATGATGCCGTTATTTTCTTCAACTTCCGGGAAGATCGCGCTCGCGAACTCACTCAGGCCTTTGCTCTCCCACAGTTCGAAGGATTCGAACGCACATTTCTTGATATCGCTTTTATAACACTCACCGAATATGAAAACGGACTCCCAGTTTCTGTTGCTTTTCCGCCAGAAGATGTCAATCATTGTCTCGGCGAAGAATTGAGTCTCGGAGGGAAGACGCAGCTCCGTGTCGCTGAAACAGAAAAGTATGCTCACGTGACATACTTTTTCAATGGAGGAAAAGAAAAAGCTTTTCCCGGAGAAGACAGACTCCTCATCCCCTCTCCCGATGTTTCACATTTCGATGAGATACCAGAAATGAGCTCTCCAAAAATCACTGAAACGATCGTGTCTTCTCTCAAAGAAAATCGCTATGATTTTATTCTCGTCAACTACGCCAATCCAGATATGGTCGCACACACTGGTAACGAAGTGGCTTCTATACAAGCCGTCGAAGCAACCGATAAAAGTCTTTCTATCCTCATACCAGCGGTCTTGAGTATCGGAGGAGCTATACTTATGACTGCTGATCATGGCAATGTCGAGGAACTCAAGAAAGTAGCGACAGGAGAAATGGATACCGAACATTCTACCAATCCTATTCCACTCTGGTATATCACTCCTGATAATCATCGTGAGAAAACATCCGAGATAATGATGCGTGAGCAAAATGAAGTCAATGGACTCCTTTCTGATGTTGCTCCAACAGTACTTGATATTATGGGGTTAGAGAAACCTCAAGAAATGAACGGGAATAGCCTCCTCTCGATACTTGAATAA
- a CDS encoding ATP-dependent Clp protease proteolytic subunit, whose translation MKNQYLVPMVIEKTSSGERAYDIYSRLLKDRIIFIGSPIDDDLANTVIAQLLFLDSQNAKEDIKMYINSPGGSVSSALAIYDTMQYVSSDIQTICVGMAASAAALLLASGKKGKRMALPNSEVMIHQVLGGTSGQATDIDIHAKHILKTRDRLNKILAKHTGQKLHKIEIDTERDYFMSAEEACKYGIVDKVIQ comes from the coding sequence ATGAAGAATCAATATCTTGTTCCGATGGTTATCGAAAAGACGAGCTCTGGTGAACGGGCCTACGATATTTATTCTCGTCTTCTCAAAGACCGGATTATTTTTATCGGATCGCCGATAGATGATGACCTCGCCAATACAGTGATTGCTCAATTGCTTTTTCTTGATTCTCAGAACGCCAAAGAAGATATCAAGATGTATATCAATTCTCCTGGAGGATCAGTTTCTTCGGCACTTGCTATCTATGATACGATGCAGTATGTCTCATCTGATATACAGACGATTTGTGTCGGTATGGCTGCTTCAGCCGCAGCACTTCTTCTGGCTTCAGGAAAGAAGGGGAAACGTATGGCTTTGCCAAACAGTGAAGTGATGATTCACCAAGTACTCGGAGGAACATCTGGTCAGGCGACGGATATTGATATTCATGCCAAACATATTTTAAAGACGCGTGATCGTCTCAATAAGATACTCGCGAAGCATACTGGACAGAAACTTCATAAAATCGAAATCGACACAGAGCGTGATTATTTTATGAGTGCTGAAGAAGCCTGTAAATATGGTATTGTTGATAAAGTGATACAATAA
- the tig gene encoding trigger factor has translation MQVTVKKLPESKVEMSVVIPWEEWQGEMDHAAEHLGKDVKVAGFRPGKVPRDVIEKRFGKEALLMETVSHVVDHSYPKALAENKVNAIGRPEVKLGKTILGESLEYSVITVVMPEVTLKEWKSGVKKINAQFAKKEATVPEEEIDKELTKLADMRAKLVTVNRPAETGDNVLVDFSVLQNGVLIENGKSEKHPLVLGKGVFIPGFEEQILGMKENEEKTFELTFPAEYHAKHLAGKPATFEVKLGVVQERQIPTVDDTFASGLGAFESLEKLKESMRQGMLEEAKKKQQEEHRAHILDSLVEQSSLEYPSILVEEEQSRMVREFQTQVESMGMNFADYMAQMKKTEDEMKKEWEPQAKKRLAAHLILLSLAETQEIEVDSQTIEEEMNKTLQSYRNIKDIEKNIDMERLYTAIQGQLRNEKVFEFLEKI, from the coding sequence ATGCAAGTAACTGTAAAAAAACTTCCAGAATCAAAAGTCGAAATGTCCGTAGTCATACCGTGGGAAGAATGGCAAGGAGAGATGGATCATGCCGCAGAACATCTCGGAAAAGATGTGAAAGTAGCTGGTTTTCGACCAGGAAAAGTACCCCGTGATGTAATCGAGAAGCGTTTTGGCAAGGAGGCACTACTCATGGAAACGGTGTCTCATGTCGTCGACCATTCGTATCCGAAGGCACTTGCAGAAAACAAAGTGAATGCTATTGGCCGTCCAGAAGTGAAACTCGGGAAAACAATACTCGGTGAGTCACTCGAATACAGCGTGATCACTGTAGTGATGCCAGAAGTAACCCTCAAAGAATGGAAGAGTGGTGTGAAAAAGATCAATGCTCAATTTGCAAAAAAAGAAGCAACTGTCCCTGAGGAAGAGATCGATAAAGAATTGACGAAGTTGGCTGATATGCGAGCGAAACTCGTAACGGTCAATCGTCCCGCAGAGACAGGCGACAATGTATTAGTAGATTTTTCTGTTTTGCAGAACGGTGTTTTGATTGAAAACGGAAAAAGCGAAAAACACCCACTCGTATTAGGAAAAGGAGTCTTCATCCCTGGATTTGAAGAACAGATTCTTGGCATGAAAGAAAATGAAGAAAAGACTTTTGAATTGACCTTTCCTGCTGAATATCATGCAAAACATCTTGCTGGAAAACCAGCAACATTTGAAGTGAAACTCGGAGTCGTACAAGAACGACAGATACCGACAGTTGATGACACATTCGCTTCGGGATTGGGCGCTTTTGAATCATTGGAGAAATTGAAAGAAAGTATGCGCCAAGGAATGCTCGAAGAAGCAAAGAAAAAACAACAAGAAGAACATCGAGCCCATATTCTCGATAGTTTGGTAGAGCAATCGTCATTGGAATATCCATCCATTCTCGTTGAGGAAGAACAATCACGGATGGTACGTGAATTCCAGACACAAGTAGAATCCATGGGTATGAATTTCGCGGACTATATGGCGCAGATGAAGAAAACAGAAGATGAGATGAAAAAAGAATGGGAACCGCAAGCGAAGAAGCGTCTTGCTGCACACCTTATTCTCCTTTCGCTTGCTGAGACGCAGGAAATCGAAGTGGATAGTCAGACTATCGAAGAAGAAATGAACAAAACGTTGCAATCTTATCGCAACATCAAAGACATCGAAAAGAATATCGATATGGAACGTCTCTATACCGCTATTCAGGGACAATTACGTAATGAAAAAGTATTTGAATTTCTCGAAAAAATATAA
- a CDS encoding inorganic diphosphatase: MNMWHEISAGNDIPNIINVIIECPKGTKNKYEIDKETGLIKLDRAMKSSQDYPFDYGFVPQSLWDDGDALDVVLLTTNPLYPGILVEARPVGIMTMIDCGEGDDKIIAVPKSDPRFDEIKNLSDVNKHTLKEMQHFFETYKSIDGKKVVIKGFHGKKEALLAVKKGLKMYRDKFPKK; this comes from the coding sequence ATGAACATGTGGCATGAAATCAGTGCGGGAAATGATATTCCAAATATCATCAATGTCATTATCGAATGTCCCAAAGGCACCAAGAATAAATACGAGATCGACAAGGAGACTGGTCTTATTAAGCTCGATCGTGCAATGAAGAGTTCTCAGGACTACCCGTTTGATTATGGTTTTGTTCCACAGAGCCTCTGGGATGATGGTGATGCTCTTGACGTTGTGCTTTTAACGACGAATCCACTCTATCCAGGTATCCTCGTTGAAGCTCGACCAGTCGGTATTATGACGATGATTGATTGTGGAGAAGGTGATGATAAAATTATTGCTGTACCGAAAAGCGATCCACGTTTTGATGAGATCAAAAACTTGAGTGATGTGAACAAGCATACCCTCAAAGAAATGCAACATTTTTTTGAAACATACAAATCTATTGATGGCAAGAAGGTGGTTATCAAAGGATTTCACGGGAAGAAAGAGGCTCTTCTCGCTGTGAAAAAAGGTCTCAAAATGTATCGTGATAAGTTCCCGAAAAAGTAA
- the nusA gene encoding transcription termination factor NusA: MAKKKQVLVEEETKESTDEASLSGRLGEFGSAVMQIAEEKGISKERVLEVVEAALSAAYKKDYGKKGQVIKAVFDEVKKEANFFLVKEAVDETTREFIEETEVSETGDVSEERKEEINNDEDRLPRFNVERDILLSEAKKLKKGIALGETIELPLESHDQFGRVAAQTAKQVIIQRIREAERESMFIEYKEKEGQVVNGVVQRVEGRNVFVDLGKSIGILFPSEQIEGESYRAGQHLKVFLVRVESDTKGPGLLLSRAHPEMVRHLFSLEVPEIFTGTVQVKAVSREAGSRTKIAVFSDEEGVDPIGSCVGQKGTRVQSIIDELGGEKIDIIEWNENTEKFISAALAPAKVLSVNLIEEEKKAIVKVPNDQLSLAIGKRGQNVRLAAKLTGWKIDVTSDTEDEKSAEEEKGENTEESIIA; this comes from the coding sequence ATGGCCAAGAAAAAACAAGTATTAGTAGAAGAAGAAACCAAAGAATCGACAGATGAGGCCAGTCTCTCTGGTCGTTTGGGTGAGTTCGGAAGTGCGGTGATGCAGATCGCCGAAGAAAAAGGCATTTCCAAAGAACGCGTACTCGAAGTTGTTGAAGCTGCTTTGTCAGCCGCATACAAGAAAGATTATGGAAAAAAAGGTCAAGTGATCAAGGCTGTTTTTGATGAAGTCAAGAAAGAAGCCAATTTCTTTCTGGTCAAAGAAGCTGTAGATGAAACAACACGTGAATTTATCGAAGAGACAGAGGTGTCTGAAACAGGAGATGTATCGGAAGAAAGAAAGGAAGAAATAAATAATGATGAAGATCGCTTACCACGATTCAATGTAGAACGAGATATTCTTCTTTCTGAAGCAAAGAAATTGAAAAAAGGTATCGCACTTGGAGAGACTATTGAACTTCCTCTTGAGAGTCATGATCAGTTTGGTCGCGTCGCTGCGCAGACAGCCAAGCAGGTGATTATTCAACGTATCCGTGAAGCGGAGCGTGAATCGATGTTTATCGAATACAAAGAGAAAGAAGGTCAAGTCGTGAATGGCGTTGTTCAGCGTGTCGAAGGACGCAATGTTTTTGTTGATCTTGGAAAATCTATCGGCATTCTTTTTCCTTCCGAACAAATAGAAGGAGAATCATATCGAGCCGGCCAACATTTGAAAGTGTTTCTTGTTCGTGTCGAATCTGATACAAAAGGACCAGGACTCCTCCTTTCTCGTGCACATCCTGAGATGGTCCGTCATCTTTTCTCTTTGGAAGTGCCAGAAATATTCACGGGTACCGTACAGGTGAAAGCCGTCTCTCGTGAAGCTGGTTCTCGTACCAAAATTGCCGTGTTCTCTGATGAAGAAGGAGTGGATCCGATCGGTTCGTGTGTCGGACAGAAAGGGACACGCGTACAATCCATCATTGATGAACTCGGTGGTGAAAAAATTGATATCATCGAATGGAATGAAAATACAGAAAAATTCATCAGCGCAGCTCTTGCTCCTGCCAAGGTACTGTCTGTCAATCTGATCGAAGAAGAGAAAAAAGCGATTGTCAAAGTTCCGAATGATCAGCTCTCTCTTGCTATCGGTAAACGTGGACAGAATGTCCGTCTCGCAGCCAAGCTCACGGGGTGGAAAATCGATGTGACGAGTGACACAGAAGACGAAAAATCAGCAGAAGAAGAAAAAGGAGAGAATACAGAAGAATCAATTATCGCATAA
- a CDS encoding VanZ family protein has product MNRTRILTIFFRGITLLLWMGVIFFFSSLSGNPQSTEMPLSFYIERKGAHIVEYMILCLLAIRFFSAVSSRRVFPTVFLVAFVFSIMYGISDEFHQSFVPYRGPKLTDVLIDASGALLGCIFSYVFYRFRNGSDKVKK; this is encoded by the coding sequence ATGAATCGTACTCGAATACTGACTATTTTTTTTCGTGGAATAACACTCCTTTTGTGGATGGGTGTTATTTTCTTTTTTTCTTCTCTTTCTGGAAATCCACAGAGTACTGAGATGCCACTTTCTTTTTATATTGAACGCAAGGGTGCCCATATCGTAGAATATATGATACTGTGTTTACTCGCGATTCGTTTTTTCTCAGCTGTTTCGTCACGAAGAGTCTTTCCGACCGTGTTTCTTGTGGCATTTGTTTTTTCGATAATGTACGGTATTTCTGACGAGTTTCATCAATCGTTTGTGCCATATCGTGGCCCCAAGTTGACCGATGTCCTTATTGATGCGAGTGGAGCCCTTCTCGGGTGCATATTTTCGTATGTGTTTTATCGATTTAGAAATGGCTCTGATAAAGTAAAAAAATGA
- a CDS encoding HAD-IB family phosphatase yields MTKKNKIAIFDIDGTIFRKNLHFELISELSWMGIFSVEARDKLIGIYANWLQHEGTYEDYRKALVELYSLHIKGCTQKEVFKACQALVPFHAKRTYIFAEKLMQKLRKEGYHLIAVSGSPIEVVEEYNRQYLKFDNVFGSVYALDEEGKYTGEASFEPSRNKGQVVEQYVYEHKLTFKDSFGIGDTESDGSFLRLVDNPIAFNPNQNLEKMAEKEQWRVVVEKKDVVYEVDQKCFKKLKL; encoded by the coding sequence ATGACAAAAAAAAATAAGATTGCTATTTTTGATATTGACGGGACCATTTTTCGAAAGAATCTCCATTTTGAACTCATCAGCGAATTGTCTTGGATGGGTATATTTTCTGTTGAGGCAAGAGACAAACTCATTGGAATATATGCAAATTGGTTGCAACACGAGGGAACATATGAAGACTATCGAAAAGCGCTCGTCGAGCTCTATTCTCTCCACATCAAAGGGTGTACACAGAAAGAAGTATTCAAAGCGTGTCAGGCACTCGTTCCTTTCCATGCCAAACGCACCTATATTTTTGCAGAAAAATTGATGCAAAAATTACGCAAAGAGGGATACCATCTCATCGCTGTTTCGGGTTCTCCGATAGAAGTGGTAGAGGAATACAATCGTCAATATCTGAAATTTGACAACGTATTCGGAAGTGTCTATGCTCTTGATGAAGAAGGAAAATATACAGGAGAAGCATCGTTCGAACCATCGAGAAATAAGGGTCAAGTAGTAGAACAATATGTCTACGAACATAAACTCACCTTCAAAGACTCGTTTGGTATAGGAGACACAGAGTCTGACGGGAGCTTTCTTCGGCTCGTGGACAACCCAATTGCTTTCAATCCGAACCAAAACTTGGAAAAAATGGCAGAGAAAGAACAGTGGCGAGTAGTAGTAGAGAAGAAAGATGTCGTTTATGAAGTAGATCAGAAATGTTTTAAAAAATTGAAACTATGA
- a CDS encoding HAMP domain-containing sensor histidine kinase gives MLLQSLRKGIEFIKKNPTILYSIVLIVVITVALFGNSYYSLKKFQDTTDALLKSKAILAENVFRVLGNDLFSDQGVLQKRIDQVQTENKDVSEIVILTRDSDESSFVTRASTNHESIGKPIDRAMTPYLLPWQDENITLAFLTNEDGNRYWNVVKKITDEEGHGLGLIVFQLSIQSHDAYVRKAIFQSYLVLGVSLFFVLLLLGNHMRFFYYALRVTKLEEVDHMKDDFISMASHELKTPITVLRGYVDLLKGDINAPTTDASKKQSMDYLENMDGSLLRLNDLVEDILNVSRLEQNRLPITLKSVDLKPIFIEITSQFSLLAKNKGLEFHSEPLYPLVVSADAERLKQILVNLVGNAVKYTLKGSVTLSVKEEGKDTILITVADTGLGISAEGIEHLFSKFYRVKTDETSKISGTGLGLWISREIARQMGGDITVESIEGVGSHFNLHLKKFVEKV, from the coding sequence ATGTTGCTCCAATCGCTCCGGAAAGGAATAGAATTCATCAAGAAAAATCCGACGATTCTTTATTCGATTGTGCTTATTGTTGTCATTACTGTGGCTTTGTTTGGCAACAGCTATTATTCCTTGAAGAAATTCCAGGATACGACGGACGCTCTTCTCAAAAGCAAAGCTATTTTAGCAGAGAATGTTTTCCGTGTTCTCGGAAATGATCTCTTCTCAGATCAGGGAGTATTGCAGAAGAGAATTGATCAGGTACAAACAGAGAACAAAGATGTATCAGAAATCGTTATCTTGACAAGGGATTCCGACGAATCTTCTTTTGTCACCCGAGCTTCGACAAATCATGAATCTATCGGCAAACCGATTGATAGAGCGATGACGCCATATCTCCTCCCGTGGCAAGATGAAAATATCACGTTGGCATTTTTGACCAATGAAGATGGGAATCGTTATTGGAATGTGGTGAAGAAAATTACTGATGAAGAAGGACATGGACTCGGCCTCATCGTTTTCCAGCTTTCGATTCAATCGCATGATGCGTATGTCAGGAAAGCAATTTTTCAATCGTATCTCGTGCTCGGAGTCTCACTCTTTTTTGTACTTCTCCTTTTGGGAAATCATATGCGATTCTTCTACTACGCACTCCGTGTGACGAAGCTCGAAGAAGTGGATCATATGAAGGACGATTTTATTTCCATGGCGAGTCATGAGCTCAAAACGCCGATCACTGTTCTTCGTGGATATGTCGATCTTCTGAAAGGGGATATAAACGCTCCAACGACTGATGCGTCAAAAAAACAATCGATGGATTATTTGGAAAATATGGACGGATCTCTTCTTCGTCTTAATGACCTTGTAGAAGATATTTTGAATGTTTCTCGGTTGGAGCAGAACCGTCTTCCTATTACTCTCAAGTCCGTTGACTTGAAACCGATTTTTATTGAAATTACATCACAATTTTCCTTGTTGGCAAAAAATAAAGGATTAGAATTTCACTCCGAACCTCTCTATCCTCTCGTTGTTTCTGCTGACGCAGAACGCCTCAAGCAAATACTTGTGAATCTCGTGGGTAATGCTGTGAAATACACACTCAAGGGAAGTGTCACTCTTTCGGTGAAAGAAGAAGGGAAAGATACTATTCTTATCACCGTTGCTGATACCGGTCTCGGTATATCAGCTGAAGGCATTGAGCATCTTTTTTCAAAATTCTATCGTGTGAAAACCGATGAGACATCCAAGATTTCTGGTACGGGTCTCGGGCTCTGGATCTCGCGTGAGATTGCAAGGCAGATGGGTGGAGATATTACTGTCGAGAGTATAGAGGGGGTAGGTTCGCATTTTAATCTTCATCTGAAAAAATTTGTTGAAAAAGTATAA